One genomic segment of Burkholderia pyrrocinia includes these proteins:
- a CDS encoding multicopper oxidase family protein gives MIRRTFLSRAIGFAVASLFARTAWAQHAGHVGMAGMDSMDDMPGMSGMSGHAQHGKPAPAALAAADALPAGAPLAALRTLANESREPGTFRATLVAQPVARPMLHGARPTTFWQFGAGTQGPVVGPLIDVREGDTVEIKFVNRLPQPSTIHWHGLPVPPDQDGNPSDPVAPGASRVYRFTLPKGSAGTYWYHPHPHMMTAEQVFRGLAGPFVVRAADDPLAGWPERNLFVSDLKLAHDGTIAPNDMMDWMNGREGQFVLVNGARRPRIDVAGDERWRVWNACSARYLRVAFDDGRAFEHAGTDGGLFDVPRRVTSLLIAPGERAELLVRAGDRASRAVLQAAEYDRRKMAMSHDDGHGSLPPDPALALADVAFAPAEARALPATLRAVPPLGEPVAHKTVAFGEEMDMDAMMKGAAHGRPAGMRFTINGETYAQHRATLTSRRGDVERWEIRNATDMDHPFHLHGTQFQVIERASGGSRTSEPFRAWRDTVNVRSGETVTILVTQDMPGERMFHCHILEHEDLGMMGTLKVV, from the coding sequence ATGATACGGAGAACCTTCCTGTCGCGCGCTATCGGCTTCGCGGTCGCGTCGCTGTTCGCGCGCACCGCGTGGGCGCAGCATGCCGGTCATGTGGGCATGGCCGGCATGGATTCGATGGACGACATGCCCGGCATGTCGGGGATGTCGGGTCACGCGCAGCACGGCAAGCCCGCGCCGGCCGCGCTCGCGGCCGCCGACGCGTTGCCGGCCGGCGCACCGCTCGCGGCGTTGCGCACGCTCGCGAACGAAAGCCGCGAGCCCGGCACGTTCCGGGCCACGCTGGTGGCGCAGCCCGTTGCGCGGCCGATGCTGCACGGTGCGCGGCCGACCACCTTCTGGCAGTTTGGCGCGGGCACGCAAGGCCCCGTCGTCGGCCCGCTGATCGATGTGCGCGAGGGCGATACGGTCGAGATCAAGTTCGTGAACAGGCTGCCGCAGCCGTCGACGATCCATTGGCACGGCCTGCCCGTGCCGCCCGACCAGGACGGCAATCCGTCCGATCCCGTCGCGCCCGGCGCGTCGCGCGTGTACCGCTTCACGCTGCCGAAGGGCAGCGCCGGCACCTACTGGTACCACCCGCATCCGCACATGATGACGGCCGAGCAGGTGTTTCGCGGGCTGGCCGGCCCGTTCGTCGTGCGCGCAGCGGACGATCCGCTCGCCGGCTGGCCCGAGCGCAACCTGTTCGTGTCGGACCTGAAGCTTGCGCACGACGGCACGATTGCACCGAACGACATGATGGACTGGATGAACGGCCGTGAAGGTCAGTTCGTGCTGGTCAACGGCGCACGCCGGCCGCGGATCGACGTCGCCGGCGACGAACGCTGGCGCGTATGGAATGCGTGCAGCGCGCGTTACCTGCGCGTCGCGTTCGACGACGGCCGCGCGTTCGAGCACGCGGGCACCGACGGCGGGCTGTTCGACGTGCCGCGCCGCGTGACGTCGCTGCTGATTGCGCCGGGCGAGCGCGCGGAGTTGCTGGTGCGCGCGGGCGATCGCGCGTCGCGCGCGGTGCTGCAGGCGGCCGAATACGACCGCCGCAAGATGGCGATGTCGCACGACGACGGCCACGGCAGCCTGCCGCCCGATCCGGCGCTGGCGCTGGCCGATGTCGCGTTTGCACCCGCCGAGGCGCGCGCGCTGCCCGCCACGCTGCGCGCGGTACCGCCGCTGGGCGAACCGGTTGCGCACAAGACGGTCGCGTTCGGCGAGGAAATGGACATGGACGCGATGATGAAGGGTGCGGCGCACGGCCGCCCGGCGGGCATGCGCTTCACGATCAACGGCGAGACCTACGCGCAGCACCGCGCGACGCTGACGAGCCGCCGCGGCGACGTCGAGCGTTGGGAGATCCGCAATGCCACCGACATGGATCACCCGTTCCACCTGCACGGTACGCAGTTCCAGGTGATCGAGCGCGCGTCGGGCGGCTCGCGCACGAGCGAACCGTTCCGCGCATGGCGCGATACCGTGAACGTGCGCAGTGGTGAAACCGTGACGATTCTCGTCACGCAAGACATGCCCGGCGAGCGCATGTTTCATTGTCACATTCTCGAACACGAGGATCTCGGCATGATGGGCACGCTGAAGGTCGTGTAA
- a CDS encoding cold-shock protein produces MATGIVKWFNDAKGFGFITPDEGGEDLFAHFSAITMNGFKTLKEGQKVSFDVVQGPKGKQASNIQAA; encoded by the coding sequence ATGGCAACTGGTATCGTTAAGTGGTTCAACGACGCGAAGGGCTTCGGTTTCATCACTCCCGACGAGGGCGGTGAGGATCTGTTTGCGCACTTCTCGGCTATCACCATGAATGGCTTCAAGACGCTGAAGGAAGGCCAGAAGGTGAGCTTTGACGTCGTTCAAGGACCGAAGGGCAAGCAAGCGTCGAACATCCAGGCCGCATAA
- the clpS gene encoding ATP-dependent Clp protease adapter ClpS encodes MAIIPDKQDSTVLERKQQKLKPPSMYKVVLLNDDFTPMEFVVMVVQEYFKKDRETATQIMLKVHREGRGVCGVYTRDIASTKVEQVVTHARQAGHPLQCVMEEA; translated from the coding sequence ATGGCGATTATCCCGGACAAGCAGGACAGCACCGTCCTGGAACGCAAGCAGCAGAAGCTCAAGCCGCCTTCGATGTACAAGGTGGTGCTGCTGAACGACGACTTCACGCCGATGGAATTCGTCGTGATGGTGGTCCAGGAGTATTTCAAGAAGGATCGCGAGACGGCCACGCAGATCATGCTGAAGGTCCATCGCGAAGGGCGAGGAGTTTGTGGGGTCTATACGCGGGACATCGCGTCGACCAAGGTTGAGCAAGTCGTTACCCATGCGCGGCAGGCCGGGCATCCGCTGCAGTGCGTGATGGAGGAAGCATGA
- the clpA gene encoding ATP-dependent Clp protease ATP-binding subunit ClpA, translated as MIAQELEVSLHMAFMEARQARHEFITVEHLLLALLDNPTAAEVLRACAANIEDLRQNLRNFIHDNTPTVPGTDDVDTQPTLGFQRVIQRAIMHVQSTSNGKKEVTGANVLVAIFGEKDSHAVYYLQQQGVTRLDVVNFISHGIAKTNNGEAAKSTDANAESEDANAQKETPLAQFTQNLNQMAKDGRIDPLIGREPEVERVVQVLCRRRKNNPLLVGEAGVGKTAIAEGLAYRITRGEVPDILANAQVYSLDMGALLAGTKYRGDFEQRLKTVLKELKERPHAILFIDEIHTLIGAGAASGGTLDASNLLKPALSSGTLKCIGATTFTEYRGIFEKDAALSRRFQKVDVSEPTVEQTVAILRGLKSRFEEHHGVKYSSGALSAAAELSARFITDRHLPDKAIDVIDEAGAAQRILPKSKQKKTIGKSEIEEIISKIARVPPQSVSQDDRSKLQTLDRDLKSVVFGQDPAIDALAASIKMARAGLGKMDKPIGAFLFSGPTGVGKTEVARQLAFTLGIELIRFDMSEYMERHAVSRLIGAPPGYVGFDQGGLLTEAVTKKPHCVLLLDEIEKAHPDIYNVLLQVMDHGTLTDNNGRKADFRNVIIIMTTNAGAESMQKATIGFTTRRETGDEMTDIKRLFTPEFRNRLDSIISFRSLDEEIIMRVVDKFLIQLEEQLHEKKVDALFTDALRKHLAKHGFDPLMGARPMQRLIQDTIRRALADELLFGKLVNGGHVTVDVDENDKVQLSFDKLANPPHKPNEETVEVE; from the coding sequence ATGATTGCCCAGGAATTGGAAGTCAGCCTGCACATGGCGTTCATGGAAGCACGTCAGGCGCGCCATGAGTTCATTACGGTCGAGCATCTGCTGCTGGCCCTGCTGGATAATCCGACCGCAGCCGAGGTGTTGCGCGCGTGCGCGGCAAACATCGAGGACCTGCGTCAGAACCTGCGCAATTTCATCCACGACAACACACCTACCGTCCCGGGCACCGACGATGTCGATACCCAGCCGACGCTCGGTTTCCAGCGCGTGATCCAGCGCGCGATCATGCACGTCCAGTCGACGTCGAACGGCAAGAAGGAAGTGACCGGCGCGAACGTGCTGGTTGCGATCTTCGGCGAGAAGGATTCGCACGCGGTGTACTACCTGCAGCAGCAGGGCGTCACGCGCCTCGACGTCGTGAACTTCATTTCGCACGGCATCGCGAAGACGAACAACGGCGAGGCCGCCAAGTCGACCGACGCGAACGCGGAAAGCGAGGACGCGAATGCGCAGAAGGAAACGCCGCTCGCGCAGTTCACGCAGAACCTGAACCAGATGGCGAAGGACGGCCGCATCGATCCGCTGATCGGGCGCGAGCCCGAAGTCGAGCGCGTCGTGCAGGTGCTGTGCCGCCGCCGCAAGAACAATCCGCTGCTCGTCGGCGAAGCCGGTGTCGGCAAGACCGCGATCGCGGAAGGGCTCGCCTATCGCATCACGCGCGGCGAAGTGCCGGACATCCTCGCGAATGCGCAGGTCTATTCGCTCGACATGGGCGCGCTGCTCGCAGGCACCAAGTATCGCGGCGATTTCGAGCAGCGCCTGAAGACGGTGCTGAAGGAGCTCAAGGAGCGTCCGCACGCGATCCTGTTCATCGACGAAATCCACACGCTGATCGGCGCGGGCGCCGCGTCGGGCGGCACGCTCGATGCGTCGAACCTGCTGAAGCCGGCGCTGTCGTCGGGCACGCTCAAGTGCATCGGCGCGACCACGTTCACCGAATATCGCGGCATCTTCGAGAAGGATGCGGCGCTGTCGCGGCGCTTCCAGAAGGTCGACGTGAGCGAGCCGACCGTCGAGCAGACGGTTGCGATCCTGCGCGGCCTGAAGTCGCGCTTCGAGGAGCATCACGGCGTCAAGTATTCGTCGGGTGCGCTGTCGGCCGCGGCCGAGCTGTCGGCGCGCTTCATCACCGACCGTCACCTGCCGGACAAGGCAATCGACGTGATCGACGAGGCGGGCGCAGCACAGCGCATCCTGCCGAAGTCGAAGCAGAAGAAGACGATCGGCAAGAGCGAGATCGAGGAAATCATCTCGAAGATCGCGCGCGTGCCGCCGCAAAGCGTGTCGCAGGACGACCGCAGCAAGCTGCAGACGCTCGACCGCGACCTGAAGAGCGTCGTGTTCGGCCAGGATCCGGCGATCGACGCGCTCGCGGCGTCGATCAAGATGGCGCGCGCGGGGCTCGGCAAGATGGACAAGCCGATCGGCGCGTTCCTGTTCTCCGGCCCGACGGGCGTCGGCAAGACCGAAGTGGCGCGCCAGCTTGCGTTCACGCTCGGCATCGAGCTGATCCGCTTCGACATGTCGGAATACATGGAGCGTCACGCGGTGAGCCGCCTGATCGGCGCGCCGCCGGGCTACGTCGGGTTCGACCAGGGCGGGCTGCTGACCGAAGCCGTCACGAAGAAGCCGCATTGCGTGCTGTTGCTCGACGAAATCGAGAAGGCGCATCCGGACATCTACAACGTGCTGCTGCAGGTGATGGACCACGGCACGCTGACGGACAACAACGGCCGCAAGGCGGATTTCCGCAACGTCATCATCATCATGACGACGAACGCGGGCGCCGAGTCGATGCAGAAGGCGACGATCGGCTTCACGACGCGCCGCGAAACGGGCGACGAGATGACCGACATCAAGCGCCTGTTCACGCCGGAGTTCCGCAACCGCCTGGATTCGATCATCAGCTTCCGCTCGCTCGATGAGGAAATCATCATGCGCGTGGTCGACAAGTTCCTGATCCAGCTCGAGGAACAGCTCCACGAGAAGAAGGTCGACGCGCTCTTTACCGACGCGTTGCGCAAGCATCTCGCGAAGCACGGCTTCGACCCGCTGATGGGCGCGCGGCCGATGCAGCGGCTGATCCAGGACACGATCCGTCGCGCGCTGGCCGACGAACTGCTGTTCGGCAAGCTCGTCAACGGTGGACACGTGACGGTCGACGTCGACGAAAACGACAAGGTGCAGTTGTCGTTCGACAAGCTGGCGAATCCGCCGCACAAGCCGAACGAAGAGACGGTCGAAGTCGAGTAA